A genomic segment from Streptosporangium roseum DSM 43021 encodes:
- the rimO gene encoding 30S ribosomal protein S12 methylthiotransferase RimO — MSSRRTASLITLGCARNEVDSEELAARLEAAGWQVGDDDPDVIVVNTCGFIDSAKKDSIDTLLAAADSGAKVVAAGCMAERYGDQLADALPEAAAVISFDDYTQIGTRLDDVLEGKPLVPHSPRDRRTLLPISPVERAAAPKANIPGHGELPDGLAPASGPRPLRKRLGDGPVASLKLASGCDRRCTFCAIPAFRGAYVSRSPEELVSEAAWLAGQGVKELVLVSENSTSYGKDLGDLRALEKLLPSLAATEGIERVRVSYLQPAELRPGLLEMIASTESVAPYFDLSFQHASGSVLRRMRRFGDPRRFLDLLESVRATAPEAGVRSNFIVGFPGETEEEFAELTAFLQEARLDVIGVFGYSDEDGTEAASLPGKLDQETVDARVAALTELAEELMAQRAEERIGTEVDVLIEEDLGDGGYEGRAAHQGPEVDGSVTVQGIGLVPGQIVRAVVVDSEGVDLIARIKAAS; from the coding sequence ATGTCATCCCGCCGAACCGCATCGCTGATCACACTGGGCTGCGCGCGCAACGAGGTCGACTCCGAGGAGCTCGCCGCGCGTCTTGAGGCTGCCGGTTGGCAGGTGGGCGACGACGACCCCGATGTCATCGTCGTCAACACCTGCGGCTTCATCGACTCAGCGAAAAAGGACTCCATCGACACGCTGCTCGCCGCGGCCGACTCCGGGGCCAAGGTGGTCGCCGCGGGCTGTATGGCCGAGCGCTACGGCGACCAGCTCGCCGACGCGCTGCCCGAGGCGGCGGCCGTCATCTCCTTCGACGACTACACCCAGATCGGCACGCGTCTGGACGACGTGCTGGAGGGCAAGCCGCTCGTCCCGCACAGTCCCCGTGACCGCAGGACCCTGCTGCCCATCTCGCCGGTCGAGCGCGCCGCCGCCCCCAAGGCCAACATCCCCGGTCACGGGGAGCTGCCCGACGGACTGGCCCCGGCCAGCGGCCCCCGGCCGCTGCGCAAGCGCCTGGGCGACGGGCCGGTGGCCTCGCTGAAGCTGGCCTCCGGCTGTGACCGGCGCTGCACGTTCTGCGCCATCCCGGCCTTCCGTGGCGCCTACGTCTCGCGCAGTCCCGAGGAGCTCGTCAGCGAGGCCGCGTGGCTGGCCGGGCAGGGCGTCAAGGAGCTCGTGCTGGTCAGCGAGAACTCCACCTCCTACGGCAAGGACCTCGGTGACCTGCGGGCGTTGGAGAAGCTGCTGCCCTCCCTCGCCGCGACCGAGGGCATCGAGCGGGTGCGGGTCAGCTACCTGCAGCCCGCCGAGCTCCGTCCGGGCCTGCTGGAGATGATCGCCTCGACCGAGAGCGTGGCCCCCTACTTCGACCTCTCCTTCCAGCACGCCAGTGGCTCGGTGCTGCGCCGGATGCGCCGCTTCGGCGACCCCCGGCGCTTCCTCGACCTGCTGGAGAGCGTCCGGGCGACCGCCCCCGAGGCGGGCGTGCGCTCCAACTTCATCGTGGGCTTCCCCGGCGAGACCGAGGAGGAGTTCGCCGAGCTGACGGCTTTCCTCCAGGAGGCCAGGCTCGACGTGATCGGCGTCTTCGGCTACTCCGACGAGGACGGCACCGAGGCGGCCTCGCTCCCCGGAAAGCTGGACCAGGAGACCGTCGACGCCCGGGTGGCCGCGCTCACCGAGCTGGCCGAGGAGCTCATGGCCCAGCGGGCCGAGGAGCGGATCGGCACCGAGGTGGACGTCCTCATCGAGGAGGATCTCGGCGACGGCGGCTACGAGGGCCGTGCGGCCCACCAGGGGCCGGAGGTCGACGGTTCCGTGACGGTCCAGGGCATAGGGCTGGTCCCCGGCCAGATCGTCCGGGCCGTCGTGGTCGACTCCGAAGGGGTCGATCTGATCGCCCGAATCAAGGCAGCCTCGTGA
- a CDS encoding RrF2 family transcriptional regulator — protein sequence MRLSARVDYALRAAAELAAAGEGPTTVGELAKEQDMPPKYLENILLQMRRAGLVRGQRGPEGGYVLARPAAEITLADVIRAVDGPLANVRGERPEHVDYRGPAESLQQVWIALRASERAILEEVTLDSVATGALPERVRQLAADPAAWD from the coding sequence ATGCGTCTATCCGCTCGTGTCGACTATGCCCTGCGTGCCGCCGCCGAACTCGCCGCCGCCGGCGAGGGACCAACCACTGTGGGTGAGCTGGCCAAAGAGCAGGACATGCCGCCCAAGTATCTGGAGAACATCCTTCTGCAGATGCGCCGGGCGGGCCTGGTCCGCGGCCAGCGTGGCCCCGAGGGCGGTTACGTGCTGGCCCGGCCGGCCGCCGAGATCACCTTGGCCGACGTGATCCGCGCCGTGGACGGTCCGCTGGCCAACGTGCGGGGCGAGCGGCCCGAGCATGTCGACTACCGGGGCCCCGCCGAGTCGTTGCAGCAGGTCTGGATCGCGTTGCGGGCCAGCGAGCGGGCGATCCTGGAGGAGGTCACGCTTGACAGCGTAGCCACCGGCGCGCTCCCCGAGCGGGTCCGCCAGCTCGCCGCCGACCCCGCCGCCTGGGACTGA
- a CDS encoding DNA translocase FtsK, with amino-acid sequence MATRTSKGASGKTPAKGSSGRSGSPSPRRAPARRAANARAKTTAQARRPVTPNQDPIGWVFTMIGKLFMGIWMLLAGGIGSAARALGQNARELDPVHRRDGLGLAVFSGAIVLAAMTWRESTGTVSAVVNAVMHGVFGSLAWLIPILLALLAWRLLRHPDQNADTGRMSIGWSALTVGVLGVVHVVHDTPYPSGGGSDGMDKVSAAGGMIGFVVSAPPASILPAFVTIPLLLILSGFGILVITATPVHRIPERLAEIKHMLFNRDLPAKPREPRKRPSRKKPDEGAEVGDHIKPYDTPVVSESQNKQGAEHSPEIVPGLADEEEAAVHRAEPPEPTPAPRKVEQLVLSPQAGPYTLPESQLLRPGSAPKPQTKANTVVVNALTSVMEQFAIDAQVIGFTRGPTVTRYEIELGPAVKVEKVTALTKNIAYAVKSADVRILSPIPGKSAIGVEIPNTDKDLVSLGDILRSQVAQADQHPMIVGLGKDVEGRTIVANLAKMPHLLIAGATGAGKSVCVNGLISSILMRATPDEVRMVLVDPKRVELSVYEGIPHLITPIITNPKKAAEALEWVVGEMDRRYDDLAASGFRHVDDFNKAVRAGKLVPPPGSERVYQPYPYLLVIVDELADLMMVAPRDVEDSIVRITQLARAAGIHLVIATQRPSVDVVTGLIKANVPSRLAFATSSLADSRVILDQPGAEKLVGQGDALFLPMGASKPMRLQNAFVSEKEINEVVAHCKAQMQVEYRDDVAAAATAKKEIDEDIGDDLDLLIQAAELIVTTQFGSTSMLQRKLRVGFAKAGRLMDLLESRNVVGPSEGSKAREVIVKPDELAGLLADLRGE; translated from the coding sequence ATGGCCACCCGTACGTCTAAAGGCGCCTCAGGCAAGACCCCTGCCAAGGGGTCCTCTGGCCGGTCCGGGTCCCCCTCGCCCCGCAGGGCTCCCGCCAGGCGGGCGGCCAACGCGCGGGCGAAGACCACGGCCCAGGCCCGCAGGCCCGTCACGCCGAACCAGGACCCGATCGGCTGGGTCTTCACCATGATCGGCAAACTGTTCATGGGGATCTGGATGCTGCTCGCGGGCGGCATCGGCAGCGCGGCGCGGGCCCTCGGCCAGAACGCGCGGGAGCTGGACCCGGTGCACCGCCGCGACGGGCTCGGCCTGGCGGTGTTCTCCGGGGCGATCGTGCTGGCCGCGATGACCTGGCGGGAGAGCACGGGCACGGTCTCCGCGGTGGTCAACGCCGTCATGCACGGCGTCTTCGGCTCGCTGGCCTGGCTGATCCCGATCCTGCTGGCGCTGCTGGCCTGGCGGCTGCTGCGCCACCCGGACCAGAACGCCGACACCGGCCGGATGAGCATCGGGTGGTCCGCTCTCACCGTCGGCGTCCTCGGTGTCGTGCACGTCGTGCACGACACGCCGTACCCGTCGGGAGGCGGGTCCGACGGCATGGACAAGGTGTCGGCCGCCGGCGGCATGATCGGTTTCGTCGTCTCCGCGCCTCCGGCGAGCATCCTGCCCGCCTTCGTCACCATCCCGCTGCTGCTGATCCTGTCCGGCTTCGGCATCCTGGTGATCACCGCCACGCCGGTGCACCGGATCCCGGAGCGGCTGGCCGAGATCAAGCACATGCTCTTCAACAGGGATCTCCCGGCCAAGCCCCGCGAGCCCAGGAAGCGCCCCTCGCGCAAGAAGCCGGACGAGGGGGCGGAGGTCGGCGACCACATCAAGCCGTACGACACGCCGGTCGTCAGCGAGTCGCAGAACAAGCAGGGCGCCGAGCACTCCCCGGAGATCGTGCCGGGGCTGGCGGACGAGGAGGAGGCCGCGGTCCACAGGGCCGAGCCGCCCGAGCCGACTCCGGCGCCGCGCAAGGTGGAGCAGCTCGTGCTCTCCCCGCAGGCCGGGCCGTACACCCTGCCGGAGTCGCAGCTCCTGCGCCCGGGCAGCGCGCCCAAGCCGCAGACCAAGGCCAACACCGTCGTGGTCAACGCGCTGACCAGCGTGATGGAGCAGTTCGCCATCGACGCCCAGGTGATCGGGTTCACCCGCGGGCCGACGGTGACGCGTTACGAGATCGAGCTCGGCCCGGCCGTCAAGGTCGAGAAGGTCACCGCGCTCACCAAGAACATCGCCTACGCGGTCAAGTCGGCCGACGTCCGGATCCTGAGCCCGATCCCCGGCAAGTCGGCCATCGGGGTGGAGATCCCGAACACCGACAAGGACCTCGTGTCGCTGGGCGACATCCTCCGCTCCCAGGTGGCCCAGGCCGACCAGCACCCGATGATCGTCGGCCTCGGCAAGGACGTCGAGGGCCGCACGATCGTGGCCAACCTGGCCAAGATGCCGCACCTGCTCATCGCGGGCGCCACCGGCGCCGGCAAGTCGGTCTGCGTCAACGGACTCATCTCCTCGATCCTGATGCGCGCCACCCCGGACGAGGTCCGCATGGTGCTCGTCGACCCCAAACGGGTCGAGCTCAGCGTCTACGAGGGCATCCCGCACCTCATCACGCCGATCATCACCAACCCCAAGAAGGCCGCCGAGGCGCTGGAGTGGGTGGTGGGCGAGATGGACCGCCGCTACGACGACCTGGCAGCCAGCGGTTTCCGGCACGTCGACGACTTCAACAAGGCCGTGCGGGCGGGCAAGCTCGTGCCGCCGCCGGGCAGCGAGCGGGTCTACCAGCCCTACCCCTACCTGCTGGTGATCGTGGACGAGCTCGCCGACCTGATGATGGTCGCCCCGCGCGACGTCGAGGACTCGATCGTCCGCATCACCCAGCTCGCCCGTGCGGCGGGCATCCACCTGGTGATCGCCACCCAGCGCCCGTCGGTGGACGTCGTCACCGGCCTGATCAAGGCCAACGTCCCTTCCCGTCTCGCGTTCGCCACCTCCAGCCTCGCCGACAGCCGGGTCATCCTGGACCAGCCGGGCGCCGAGAAGCTGGTCGGCCAGGGTGACGCGCTGTTCCTGCCGATGGGCGCCAGCAAGCCCATGCGGCTGCAGAACGCCTTCGTCTCCGAGAAGGAGATCAACGAGGTCGTCGCCCACTGCAAGGCCCAGATGCAGGTCGAGTACCGCGACGACGTGGCCGCCGCCGCGACCGCCAAGAAGGAGATCGACGAGGACATCGGCGACGACCTCGACCTGCTGATCCAGGCGGCCGAGCTGATCGTGACCACCCAGTTCGGCTCGACCTCGATGCTCCAGCGCAAGCTGCGGGTCGGTTTCGCCAAGGCGGGGCGCCTGATGGACCTGCTGGAGAGCAGGAACGTGGTCGGGCCGAGCGAGGGGTCGAAGGCCCGGGAGGTGATCGTCAAGCCGGACGAGCTCGCGGGCCTGCTGGCTGACCTGCGCGGAGAATGA
- the pgsA gene encoding CDP-diacylglycerol--glycerol-3-phosphate 3-phosphatidyltransferase — MTNTPETGTDQTAAATRPKVSVWNIANVVTVIRLAMVPFFAFCLFLPGPGWRVTALVVFLVASLTDLLDGELARRYGLVTDFGKIADPIADKALIGAALISLSALDELAWWVTIVILGRELGVTLLRFAVIRHGVIPASYGGKVKTVLQIAAIVSYMWPGVPEPIRWTVMGAAVVVTVGTGLDYVIRAVKLRQVAKRARAQ; from the coding sequence ATGACCAACACGCCAGAGACCGGCACTGATCAGACCGCGGCAGCCACGCGCCCCAAGGTGAGCGTATGGAACATCGCCAACGTCGTCACAGTGATACGGCTGGCGATGGTTCCGTTCTTCGCGTTCTGTCTCTTCCTGCCGGGTCCCGGCTGGCGCGTCACCGCGCTGGTGGTCTTCCTGGTGGCCTCGCTCACCGACCTGCTCGACGGGGAACTGGCCCGCCGCTACGGCCTGGTCACCGACTTCGGGAAGATCGCCGACCCGATCGCCGACAAGGCCCTGATCGGCGCCGCGCTGATCAGTCTCTCGGCCCTGGACGAGCTGGCCTGGTGGGTCACCATCGTGATCCTCGGCAGGGAGCTGGGGGTCACACTCCTGCGCTTCGCGGTCATCAGGCACGGCGTCATCCCGGCCAGCTACGGCGGCAAGGTGAAGACGGTCCTGCAGATCGCGGCGATCGTCTCCTACATGTGGCCGGGCGTGCCCGAGCCGATCCGCTGGACCGTCATGGGGGCCGCGGTCGTCGTGACGGTGGGCACCGGGCTCGACTACGTGATCCGCGCGGTCAAGCTGCGGCAGGTGGCGAAGCGGGCGCGGGCCCAATGA
- a CDS encoding condensation domain-containing protein — protein sequence MDTIIRIAADYAGRPTRNGPVTMGQANMARCVLRDPPLHMNFRVTKRLPAGTTFAAVTVAVGRLLSRHESLRATIRAGVQHVPGAGVFPIEVHGAATDGAGPEAAEHALDGLAEEVGLRMQGTRFDVEAELPIRIAVIAERDVPRRVIFVLPHTSVDAIGLATVMREWERLIRGDAVPAPCPTQPLELAVAEGTPLARRRTEAALRHWETQLRRVPQSMFAIDEVADADAIRPRLRVRSAVAGEALGAVASRTGASRSVVTLAALGMLIGLRSSQRSCVIASLSSNRVRPELRDYVGPLAQDALMAADLDVPTFDEAVRRFRGASLAGYQHSRFDSTALWEVIEGVNAERGVNFARDCVFNDMSGVTVADREPPPAADVECDWLPEASLPAHLALWANRLEDEVDLTFWIDPRVMSRQEAEGFGTGLVRLLIEAGDRVIPAAEIPAVSGVAPAGHGPGWVHADSCWVSLDAVARLVGEAVGGRPHRVIYGADGRLTCHVTSGTPEEIHAACLALLPGRTSAMTPHHYVVHRAAPGDTWLDGPVVTEGDGRRLDSFLTPRISSQ from the coding sequence ATGGACACCATCATCAGGATCGCAGCCGACTACGCGGGACGGCCGACCCGGAACGGGCCCGTCACGATGGGTCAGGCCAACATGGCGCGTTGCGTGCTCCGCGACCCGCCGCTCCACATGAACTTCCGCGTCACCAAACGCCTTCCGGCGGGAACGACCTTCGCCGCCGTCACCGTGGCGGTCGGGCGGCTGCTCTCCCGGCACGAGAGCCTCCGGGCCACGATCCGCGCCGGCGTCCAGCATGTGCCCGGGGCCGGGGTGTTCCCCATCGAGGTGCACGGCGCCGCGACGGACGGCGCCGGGCCGGAGGCCGCCGAGCACGCTCTGGACGGGCTCGCCGAGGAGGTCGGCCTGCGGATGCAGGGCACCCGGTTCGACGTGGAGGCCGAGCTCCCCATCCGGATCGCCGTGATCGCCGAGCGGGACGTGCCGCGCCGGGTGATCTTCGTCCTCCCCCACACCTCGGTGGACGCGATCGGCCTGGCCACCGTCATGCGCGAGTGGGAACGCCTGATCCGGGGCGACGCCGTACCCGCCCCGTGCCCCACGCAACCGCTCGAACTGGCCGTCGCCGAGGGCACCCCGCTCGCCCGGCGCCGCACCGAGGCGGCGCTGCGACACTGGGAGACCCAGCTCAGGCGGGTTCCGCAGTCCATGTTCGCGATCGACGAGGTGGCCGACGCCGACGCGATCCGCCCGCGGCTCAGGGTCCGCTCCGCCGTGGCCGGCGAGGCGCTGGGCGCCGTCGCGAGCCGTACCGGGGCCAGCCGCTCGGTGGTGACACTCGCCGCGCTGGGCATGCTGATCGGCCTGCGGAGCAGCCAGCGGAGCTGCGTGATCGCCTCGCTGTCGAGCAACCGGGTCCGTCCCGAGCTGCGCGACTACGTGGGGCCACTGGCCCAGGACGCGCTGATGGCCGCCGATCTCGACGTTCCCACCTTCGATGAGGCGGTCCGGCGCTTCCGCGGCGCCTCCCTGGCCGGATACCAGCACAGCCGCTTCGACTCCACCGCACTCTGGGAGGTCATCGAGGGCGTCAACGCCGAGCGGGGGGTGAACTTCGCACGCGACTGCGTCTTCAACGACATGAGCGGCGTCACCGTCGCCGACCGGGAGCCCCCGCCCGCCGCCGACGTCGAGTGCGACTGGCTGCCCGAGGCCTCGCTCCCCGCGCACCTCGCGCTCTGGGCCAACCGGCTGGAGGACGAGGTGGACCTGACGTTCTGGATCGATCCACGGGTGATGTCCCGCCAGGAGGCGGAGGGTTTCGGGACCGGGCTCGTCAGGCTCCTGATCGAGGCCGGAGACCGGGTGATCCCCGCGGCGGAGATCCCGGCCGTCTCCGGGGTCGCGCCCGCCGGCCACGGCCCCGGCTGGGTCCACGCCGACTCCTGCTGGGTGAGCCTCGACGCGGTCGCCCGGCTGGTGGGCGAGGCCGTCGGCGGGCGGCCACACCGCGTGATTTACGGTGCCGACGGGCGCCTGACCTGCCACGTCACCTCCGGAACCCCCGAGGAGATCCACGCCGCCTGCCTCGCCCTGCTACCGGGCCGCACCTCCGCCATGACGCCCCACCACTACGTCGTGCACCGGGCCGCGCCCGGCGACACCTGGCTGGACGGCCCCGTGGTGACCGAGGGTGACGGACGCCGACTCGATTCTTTCCTGACGCCGCGCATAAGCAGTCAATAA
- a CDS encoding Fpg/Nei family DNA glycosylase, with amino-acid sequence MPEGDVVYRTARRLGEALDGRILTRSDFRVPRHATADLTGRAVLETVSRGKHLLTRVDGGLTVHTHLRMEGSWRISPAGRRPPSGDVVRLVLANADWQAVGVRLGMVDLVATGEEHRLVGHLGPDPLGPDWDPAEAVRRLMGSPGLTIGEALLDQRNLAGIGTVYRAETLFLAGVSPWRPVGEVEDVRRIVALAQRLLHANGERERRVTTGDARPGRDTWVYGRAGRPCLRCGRRISRGEMGAQPQERLIFWCRHCQPGEPTG; translated from the coding sequence GTGCCCGAGGGCGACGTCGTCTACCGCACCGCGAGACGGCTCGGCGAGGCACTCGACGGCCGGATCCTGACGCGTTCCGACTTCCGGGTGCCACGCCACGCCACGGCCGACCTCACCGGCCGTGCCGTGCTGGAGACCGTCTCGCGCGGTAAACACCTGCTCACCCGGGTAGACGGCGGCCTGACCGTCCACACTCATCTGCGCATGGAGGGGAGCTGGCGGATCTCACCCGCCGGCCGCAGACCGCCCTCGGGCGACGTGGTCCGCCTGGTGCTGGCCAACGCCGACTGGCAGGCGGTGGGAGTACGGCTCGGCATGGTCGACCTGGTGGCGACCGGTGAGGAGCATCGGCTCGTCGGGCATCTCGGACCGGATCCGCTCGGACCGGACTGGGATCCGGCGGAGGCCGTACGGCGGCTGATGGGGAGTCCCGGGCTGACCATCGGGGAGGCGCTGCTCGACCAGCGCAACCTGGCGGGGATCGGCACCGTCTATCGGGCCGAGACGCTTTTCCTCGCGGGGGTCTCGCCGTGGCGGCCGGTGGGGGAGGTCGAGGATGTGAGGAGGATCGTGGCGCTCGCGCAGCGGTTACTGCACGCCAACGGAGAGCGGGAGCGGCGCGTGACGACGGGCGATGCCCGCCCGGGCCGGGACACGTGGGTCTACGGCAGGGCAGGACGACCTTGCCTGCGCTGCGGACGTCGGATCAGTCGCGGGGAGATGGGGGCACAGCCGCAGGAACGGCTGATTTTCTGGTGCCGTCACTGCCAGCCGGGAGAACCGACCGGCTAA
- a CDS encoding helix-turn-helix domain-containing protein: MSIGSDLAEARRAAGLTVGQLSARTRVREALIHAIERDDFSQCGGDFYARGHIRNISKVVGLDPETMVHKYDESHGGVPLPVRAASVFQADTPIKIRESRSPNWTTAMAVALAIVVVFGVVKMMGGGDTPTADVRPASVPAVPPPAASPTGPAATPNPSRRAASLATGKRGDLVVFQVKAKRSSWLDVTETGGRKLFSGMLEAGKTSVWKAKKGVKVTFGDGGAFLLQVNGKNLGTPGPSGQVLNRSYGASAPQPG; encoded by the coding sequence ATGAGCATTGGCAGCGATCTGGCAGAGGCGCGTCGGGCGGCGGGTCTGACCGTCGGGCAGTTGAGCGCGCGCACGCGCGTTCGTGAGGCGCTGATCCACGCGATCGAGCGGGATGACTTCTCCCAGTGCGGGGGAGACTTCTACGCGCGCGGACACATCCGCAACATCTCCAAGGTCGTCGGGCTGGACCCGGAGACCATGGTGCACAAGTACGACGAGTCGCACGGGGGCGTGCCGCTGCCGGTGCGGGCGGCCAGCGTGTTCCAGGCGGACACGCCGATCAAGATCCGGGAGAGCCGTTCGCCCAACTGGACGACCGCGATGGCGGTCGCGCTGGCCATCGTCGTGGTGTTCGGCGTGGTGAAGATGATGGGCGGCGGGGACACGCCCACGGCGGACGTCCGCCCGGCCTCGGTGCCGGCCGTGCCACCGCCGGCGGCCTCGCCGACCGGCCCGGCCGCCACACCCAACCCGTCGCGCCGCGCGGCGTCGCTGGCGACCGGCAAGCGGGGCGACCTGGTCGTCTTCCAGGTCAAGGCGAAGCGCTCGTCCTGGCTCGACGTGACGGAAACGGGAGGCCGGAAACTCTTCTCCGGCATGCTGGAGGCGGGTAAAACCTCCGTCTGGAAGGCGAAGAAGGGGGTGAAGGTCACCTTCGGCGACGGTGGAGCCTTCCTGCTGCAGGTGAACGGCAAGAATCTCGGGACCCCCGGTCCCTCGGGACAGGTCCTCAACCGCTCCTACGGGGCCTCCGCGCCCCAGCCGGGCTAG
- a CDS encoding CinA family protein — protein MSHRLLAATHVLSLLVRKGETVAVAESLTAGLIGAALTGPAGASAAFVGGVVSYATELKERLLGVPAELLEREGAVHPQVAAAMATGVRRLTGSTYGLAATGVAGPDPQDGRAVGTVHLAVSGPDGRVWHRDLRLDGTREEIRQSTVNEAVDLLQGVLEANLGEHSG, from the coding sequence ATGAGTCACCGTCTGCTCGCCGCCACCCACGTGCTCTCGCTGCTCGTCCGCAAGGGCGAGACGGTGGCGGTGGCGGAGTCGCTGACGGCGGGGCTGATCGGCGCCGCGCTCACCGGCCCCGCCGGTGCGTCGGCGGCTTTCGTGGGCGGGGTCGTCTCCTACGCCACCGAGCTCAAGGAGCGCCTGCTGGGCGTCCCCGCCGAGCTGCTGGAGCGCGAGGGGGCCGTGCACCCGCAGGTCGCCGCGGCGATGGCGACCGGTGTGCGCCGGCTCACCGGTTCCACCTACGGGCTGGCCGCCACCGGGGTGGCCGGTCCCGATCCGCAGGACGGCAGAGCGGTCGGCACCGTGCACCTGGCCGTTAGCGGGCCTGATGGGCGGGTATGGCACCGGGATCTCCGGCTTGACGGGACACGTGAGGAAATTCGCCAATCGACGGTGAATGAGGCTGTGGATCTACTGCAAGGTGTGCTGGAGGCGAACTTGGGGGAACATTCCGGGTGA
- a CDS encoding helix-turn-helix domain-containing protein: MVLLRQLLGDVLRRLRVRQSRTLREVSTLARVSLGYLSEVERGQKEASSELLASICGALGVPLSQVLREVSDQFALAELQHAPVLAGDVPERERLPITETVPGSLPESVFPEVNDMVAA, translated from the coding sequence ATGGTCCTGCTGCGTCAGCTGCTCGGTGACGTGCTGCGGCGGCTGCGGGTGCGGCAGAGCCGCACCTTGCGTGAGGTGTCCACACTGGCCCGTGTCTCCCTCGGATACCTGTCCGAGGTGGAGCGTGGTCAGAAGGAAGCCTCTTCTGAGCTACTCGCGTCAATCTGCGGCGCCCTCGGGGTGCCGCTTTCACAGGTGCTCCGTGAGGTCTCCGACCAGTTCGCACTGGCCGAGCTCCAGCACGCCCCGGTGCTTGCCGGCGATGTCCCCGAACGGGAGCGTCTGCCGATCACCGAGACCGTGCCCGGTTCCCTCCCGGAATCCGTCTTTCCCGAGGTCAACGACATGGTCGCCGCTTAG
- a CDS encoding IclR family transcriptional regulator yields MDARAPVKSADRTVELLEVLARAERRLTLAELQRELGYPKSSLSMLLRTLAGRGWIESDRAGSAYGIGVRALLVGTSYLDRDPVVRAAALVLEQIRGEINETVHLARLDGADMVYLASRESQHHLRFTSRVGRRQPAYATALGRAVLSERPEASGLMPRTLAPLTPHTVTDRALLLAELEQTRERGYASEREQNVPGLGCFAVALPYRLPVTDAISASVPLARLDEAHQEHIVATLVRAARQLTELLRNRAV; encoded by the coding sequence ATGGACGCGCGGGCACCCGTCAAGTCGGCCGATCGCACCGTCGAGCTGCTGGAGGTCCTGGCACGGGCCGAGCGCCGGCTGACCCTGGCCGAGCTCCAGCGCGAGCTCGGATACCCGAAGTCGAGCCTCTCCATGCTGCTGCGGACCCTGGCCGGCCGGGGCTGGATCGAGAGCGACCGCGCCGGCTCCGCCTACGGCATCGGCGTCCGCGCCCTGCTCGTCGGCACCTCCTACCTCGACCGCGACCCCGTGGTCCGGGCCGCCGCGCTCGTCCTGGAACAGATCCGCGGGGAGATCAACGAGACCGTGCACCTGGCCCGTCTGGACGGCGCCGACATGGTCTATCTCGCCAGCCGCGAGTCCCAGCACCACCTGCGCTTCACCTCGCGGGTGGGCCGCAGGCAGCCCGCCTACGCCACCGCCCTGGGCCGGGCGGTCCTGTCCGAGCGTCCCGAGGCGTCCGGGCTGATGCCCCGGACGCTGGCCCCCCTGACCCCGCACACCGTCACCGACCGCGCCCTGCTCCTGGCGGAGCTGGAGCAGACCCGGGAACGCGGCTACGCCAGCGAGCGCGAGCAGAACGTGCCGGGGCTCGGCTGCTTCGCGGTCGCCCTGCCGTACCGGCTGCCGGTGACCGACGCGATCAGCGCCTCGGTCCCGCTGGCCCGTCTCGACGAGGCTCACCAGGAGCACATCGTCGCCACGCTGGTGCGGGCCGCCCGGCAGCTCACCGAACTGCTCCGCAACCGCGCCGTCTAG